The DNA region TAAGAAGAGCTATCATTAACTCGAGAATAGGGTCTGGTATTAGGATTAGTGGGCAAAACGTTTTGGATAGGGTGTTTCTCAACTATTTAAGTCCGGAGTCCCTGTCCCTTGGCCACTTTCGAACAGTCTGTGATCATCGCAACTTCTCTCAGCTGGTGTTAACATTCCTTTACTTCGAATGGAGACCACCGGAAAGGGATCTGCCTTCCGGTGATCGTGACGCAAGAGAAAGATAGCGACAGAGTGAATCGAGGAATCGTACGCGCCTTATACGCTGTTATACGCTGTTGTTCGTTGTTATAGTATCGGTACCTATCGGTGTCTATAATTGCTTTGAAAAAAACATCTACATGAGGTCAAGGGATCGTCACCAGGCAACACTTATAAAGTACAGAGAGCCAGAAAAAAGCTAGAGTATTCCAAGTACGAAATCTCGCTGCTATTTCGATATTGTTATCGAATCTACGATATCGTGGATTCCCGTAGCACACGCATCACGTAGTCTGGCAACTCTGGCAACGATCTCGAGCCACCAGCAAGCGTACGGCGGCAGCCTTGGCTTTTCTGAAGAAACTGTCACTCACCTCCGTGTACGTCAGCGACGTTGCGAACTACGCACCACTCTAGAAATTTGCCGAGAGCGGAAAAAGGATCGGCAGACAGTTTCGAAAACGGGAACGATCTCCGTGCGATACTCTGTTGCTCGCGACTTTTCACTCGTTCCTCGGCCGGAACTTCGCCGTTCTTTCCCGGCCGGCGATAACAACCGGATCAGAGGAAGATCTGTAGCGACAAATTTGAAGAACGGTTTGCCTCGAAACACGGAGATCCGATATGAGGTTGAGCCGAACCGAGCTGAGCTGAACACGAAACTGTGCTGCCGATCTCTCGTGTTccgttctcctcctcctcttgcTCCACCTCCACCACCACCGGAGTCTCCTTCAGCTCCTCCTTCTACTCGGTACGTTCGGTTCCGCGCCGTTCTCGTtccgttctctctctttctcgttctcgCAGCTTCTCCAGGTATTCTCGTggaaacagaaagagaaaggatcATTCTCTGAACGAGATGGAGAGGGGAGGAATCAACGGTAAGCAAGAGAGATCTTTGACTACCTCTACAACGACGTCGCGTGTACTGTAAAAAGCAAGATCGCCCGAGGCCTTACACCTCGAACCAGTAAAACTTGTCGTACGCTAGTGCCAAAGTGTGCTCGTCCCAAGTTTTGATTGCCAGTTTAGCTGTTACCTCGTTTGTCCGATTATGAGAAGCGATTCGGCCGTCTTCACGATGATACTAGACGGAAACCAATTCGTTTCGATCTTTCAGAGACGTTGGTGACAGACGATAGGGTTGACAAATGAAAGAAGAATCCGACGAGGAAGAGTACGTCTCACGTTTGTTGGGAACTTCCACTTTTCGGAGATAGAATGAAAAAAGTGGTAGTTTCGtaggaattttatttcgatcgcTGCTCGAATATGTCGCGCAACATCTCCAAGTATCGCCTAACCAGTAGTCTTTGGTTTCACTTTGGTGTCTCGTGTTTGATATCTTTCTATTTCGAAGGTCGAACAGATCTCCTACGTATGTCATGTATGATAACCGTATACGTAAGCGACAGAAACTAAAGATTTGTTACAATTTCTCCTAATACTTTGCCTCTTTTACAAGAGAATCGGTACTCCAAGTGCTACGTCAAACTTGGTCCACGCTCACATCGATTCTATTGTCCACGAGAGTGCTGTTGCTTTGAGTCAAGCCAAGAGCTGTTCGTCTAATTCGATCTACAATGGGTCCTAGTTCGTTGTTTACGTATTCCTTGAACTCTACGCACTTTTGCTTGGTATTGATATCGTCGGAGCTTCCCCAAAGGATGAGACCGTCGGCACCGAGATCCATGATCTTTCGTAGAGTCGCTTCGAGATCGTCCTGTACAGAGAAATCCATTTCGAAGATCAACCGATTTGTTATCAAGTGACGTATCTTTCAATACCCGGAAATTGTTTTTTACGTAAAAAGACTCACCTTGCTCAAATACATATCTCTCTTATCTTGGTACTTGTACCAATAATAGGGGAGAACCCTCTTTTTAATCGCCATTTGTTTCGCTATTCTCAAGGCTTCTCTGACACGGCCTCCGACGAGACCGACTCGTTCACTGCTCGTTAGGTTCAACCTGAAGTACACCGACGGCAGGAGAACGTCTTCCAGCTCGAACAGCCATGACATTCTGAATGGAGAAGCACACGAGTCTGGTTGGACTTATCGAGAGACCGATTAGATAAGACGGATGTAACTCCCTCAGGACGGTTTAAATTTTCATCAGAACACGATTCTTGACACTGACCCACTTAAAGTCTGAGCGTTGTAACGTTCACGGCCGATTCGTAATCTTGTTACCTTAAATCTCTAAGAAATTTTTTTCACGAAAACTAGAACGCACGATCGGTTGATGAAATTCGTGACGGTACGATAAATGCAAGCGATATTCGTACACAATGGTACCGATACGGTTGTACGACGGATTACTTAGGAGAGTCACGACATTGAAGATGGTCACGATCAAAATAGAGCAACTCTGGTAATTACATACTTATCGTTTTCCAGCATCGTAGCGCTATCGCACTGGGAACTGTGTTGATTCGGTGTCAGATTGTAGCAGTAGGGGTAAGCATAGTATCCCCAACTGGCGGACGGTCTGATCTGTTTGGCAGCCTTCAGTGTCTCCTCCATGAAAAGTTTCCCGTATTTCTCGAATCTTCGTTTCGCTTCCTGCTCGACGCTTTGATTGTCCCAGAACGGATGCTCACGACGAACTATCTCTATAGAGAGTTTCTTATAAGGCTGGAGGGAAGCCCAATTCTGTCGGAAGATTGGCCTCCAACTTTCGAAATCGATCACCCCCACACCGTGAAACGATTTGTCTGGTATCTGATTGATCAAGTGCTCCCGAAATACTTCGAGATGCTTGGTGAGATTGCCTTCTTGCGGGACACCACCGTTTCTCGTCACTACCTTTCCTGAATAACGTTCAAAGTTCTTTCCTTTCTCCAATCCATCGATAGTCTCACGGTATAAGGAGCGAGTATTGTTTTACCGTTCGGATCTGTCAGCAACGCCGGGAACATTCCAGGGTCGTAAAGGATCGCGATCTCGTCACCGCGGAAGTTATCCATCGAATTCTGTAGGATGCCATATCTCTCCGATACTTCTTCGAAGTGAAGCCCATACTTATGGCACATAAAGGTGGGCACGTTCCAGTAAACGTTGAACTCCCCTACGGTTTCGTTGTTTTTGGGGCTGGTCGGTATGAAACTGACAAGAGAAACGACGTGTTAGCGAAAATCGAGTCTCGAATGCGCGGCCAATGACACGAATTAGATAAGATATTTTCAGACCTGAACTTGAACGCTTTATGGGTATTTCAGGAGTTACAGGATGCGCTTGCCAACATTCGCGTTGTCCTTTTTACTcttcgatcttttttttttttattttctacggaAAACGCAACGTGCCCGCATACGTGTCTTTGCAGCACTAGGCTGCAACACGTGTTCCCGAGAATAAGTTTCAATCGTACTCTGAACGTACGGCTTCTCTAAATTTAAGACGAAGGGTGCGGAAGAGAGCAAGTTGACTGTTTGCAAGGCATCTCAACGATTAACACGTGTGTCAAGTACCCGAGAAAAAATGCGTCGACCTGAAGTACGGGTGCTAGCATCAACAGCACTCGGAACATCATCTTTTCTGCTACGATCACGATAACCGAAAAGATGAATCGAATGCACCGACTAGCGGGCTTGATAAGGAAGCGACGCGTAGAATATGTCCGCGTGAAATCACCCAGCGGGTACTTATTGATTTTATCCTGCTTGCAGATAGGACTAGATGACTTCACGAGGAACTCGTCAGAGGTCTTCGTGAATAAACGTCAACGACGATGGTACAACAGCGGTGCGACTGAATTCCGCTCGATTTCAGGCCACTATTTATTCCACATCGTGTGTCTCGTGTTCCCCACCTACGTGTTCGTCAGCGCTTCGTGCTGTTATCTGCTCCGGGTATTGTTCGGTGATTTCTCGTTtccgtcttttcttttctcctttttttctccttcgCATCGCGTAAAAGGACATCACGCGTTAGTGATCAATCTTGCTGACAATTAAAGTGCATTGAGCCCCCTATGGAAATACCGCGAAATCGGCACGCTTACCTCACCAAGGACCATCCGAGAGTTGAAGGCCTTTGCCGGAGGATCGTTAACAATGCTCCATCATCCAAATCTGCAGTTCACTTACACAGTGGCTTGACATCACGATCGCCCGTAGTTTCAAATCTGCCAGACACTTTTCAAGGACCATCGTTGGAATTAATAGCATAGTAGTACTCATACAGGGTGTCTGGTAATTAGTCGTGCAAACGCGGAAGAGATGACTCCTCATGAaaaaaataagttgaaaatgtaaaataatgtttTCACAGACGAGGCTTTGCATTCAAAAAACAAAAGGCAAGCGATTTTGAAAGTCTGCCCGGTGCACATATACTAACTGTAAGTTTCAACTCGCagtaataattagaaataatagCATGCTATTTATATTGTTAACCGTGTTATGATATCAAGTAATATAAGAATACTATATGGATGGCATATGCGGGTAGCTCATATTTCTACGTGATTCCTGAATTATCCTTTTTCGTACTGCTTTTTACACATTTTGCAATCGTGTCGAATAGAAGAATAAATTTTCCAGCGAAGGAAATGAATTCGTTTATCGAAGGACAAGTTTCTATTTCGCGAAATAAATTTGTCTGTGAAGGAAACACCAATCAAATGTTAATTTTACTTGCGATTAACGTTCGAACTTGAAGATGATAATTTTCCTCATACAAACAAAGCAATTTGGCGCGTTTGGAGGTAACGAATGTGTCCTTTTAATCTTAATAGTCGAATTGATTACCTGAAGCATTTTTACAAGACTGTTAAGCTCCCTTTCGTGAGCTTCTTTTGACATATAAAGATAATAACGGTAGGATAACGACCAAGGTAACAATAAATTCCATTCTTCGTCATTAATCATGCGAATAGTACCATAGTAGAgataaatgtttgaaatatttgcCACCTGTGAATATAATTGATTTCACTAGGCAGAGCTAAATTCTTATTGAacataaataattagccattgTAAGAGACGAAAGGTGGCGAAGAAGATGAATTTTAATGTAAAGAATATAACGTCTGTGGAATATTATTGTAGAATTGATCAGTGAATTTTTTACCGCCAAGTCgtacgattaaacatttttccttGTCATTATTAGTTTGTACAATCGTTATTCACTTGTGTGTGcattaaaagatatattattttccAGTGTCACGTTAAATATTTCTAGATAAACATATGTTCATAGGGTATCTAGAGGACAATTAATCAAAGTTcaataaattaaatcatttatgAAGAATGAGCACTGGCAATTTAGACAATATGTAAACGATATGTAGACAATTAGAAATATTAGCATCGTAGGTAACTAGAAAAAATGGGCGTGTAAATATCAGCTGTTATAATCGTCACGGGGCCATCGTTTCGCGCCTTTTATCTTGAAAAGACCTTGCATGTCGGTTGTGCGTATACTGTGTTAAATATTGATCTGCAGCAACTGTTACAAAGACCTCGGCTCGTATTAGGAGCACACGCTGCTCTCATaaaagaatatatgtatatgccaGTCGAAAACGTTTGCtggaaggaaataaaaagaaatcagctGCATGATGTTTTCCAGAAACTTGAAATTATCTAAAACGCAGCttgtaaagatatatatttcaatgaagTTTACATTTAAACAACGTAAATTACTTTTGATGCCATACCGTTGGGCCAGCGGTGTTTCCCTTAATGACAGTCCTTAAAAACTGGTTTCTTTCGGTGTCTTTTTAGTTTTACCGCTATCTAATCGGCGCCGGAAGCAGGTCGCTTGTTATGCAACCACGTGTTTCGAACGTACCGGAAAAGAAAACAGTACCGAGGCTAATGATCGAAAAATGGTGGAATCATTCGTGTCAGCTATAAACGTATCACGTACGATAAGGAAACTTTATTTCGTGCTGAAGTATACAGGTTACAAAGGGAAAATGAGATTTACGATATAAAGTCGGAGAAGGAAGAACGAAAGGGGTAAACAAACAAACGGATCGCTTTATACTTCgatcttcttttatttaaatttttataccaCTGTCCACTTCGGCATACTTTGCGGCCTATTTAACCAAAACAGACGCTGTGGGAAATGTTTAATTCCAAATAAAACAACGTCCAAGGAGCTGTATCGAAAATTTCGAACTCTGCGGTCGACGATACCTGTAAGAAGGAAACTTGCCCCGCATGGTTCTTGTAAATTACTAGAGCATACGATAATTATCTACATTGCTCGTCACGCAGATACCTATATACACGCGTTGCACATGCATATTTTGATCTTGAACTAATGTCATGATCAAGGGTTGAGACAGAGACTCCCCAAAGATAACATCCACGGAACCGGCGACTCCAATGGAACGTCCTACTTTGACTCATTTAAGGAAACATCGATTTCTTCCTATTGTTCAATATGCTTTGGATGCTTGTTAGTAGAAGACGAAATTATAGTTGCTTTCGTTTCCATGTATTCCTCCTATATTAtcctaataatatttatttccatCGTTTATCGTCGCTTCCGTATCGTAAACTTGCACGTGCGAAAACTTCTTTTCTAGACGAATTCGTTTATTTAGAACTTATTGGAGCACCAAACCAATCTTTCCAGGTGTCATGCTAGGACAACgccaattatataaataatattgcagATTTCCGTCACCTATACCAAACTTTAGTGGCTCTAAAAACTCTTTGTTGTCCATGAGATCCAACGCATTAAATACGTCAAAATCGAgctgaaaataatatataaacgaTCGTTTTTTCTTATATGATAAAGGTACAAGCAATTACACTTACATTACGAGCCGATATCAATGCATCAGTCATGAGTTCGAGCCAAGGAGTTGCAGTGGATACGTTGTAAAAACTGTATGCAGCCCTGAGGGTTTTGTGTGTCTGGTGATGCATTATGGAGCTCGGCAACGTATAGTAGCTAACCATATCAGTAATTTTACCATTGTTTTCTACTACAAAACTATTAATAATCCCGTTCTGTGGGAGGAACCAATGTCGGAACTCTTTAATAGAGAAAATCGGAGCCAAGTCAAATTTCTCCAAATACTAAAACATGAATGATCTTAATAATCTCTGAATGAAAACATTAACATTAATAGTTCTAGCAACTGTAGTATTTTCCTGAAAAAATCATTACATCAGTTAATATTTTATGAGCTTGAGGTATATCTGCTTCAACCAGTTTCCTAAATCCTGGCACTTTTGTATTTTCTGGCAGTTTATACAACTTTAAAGTTCTCTGCATAGTCATATTGCGAGACAAGTGAGAAAACTTCACTTCAATTAATTTCTTTGGATTGAGAGAACGATGCCAATACCTTTAAAACcgaattcatagttaaatgataataaatagtGATATAATAGTGAAATTGGTTGTAATGCAGCTACACACCTGCAAGTTGCTATTGGTTTTGGCAATACAACACCAGCGGTATAAACAGCTTGGAATATACCTTGAAGATTAACTCTCCTAGTTATTTCACGTATTAATACTGGTGCAACCCGTTTTGACCTCAGTTTCTTGTGCACACACAAGAAATTTATTTCCACCATTTTTTGAGTGCTGAAATTTTCCTTACATTAGCTAACAGGGGACGGACTGAAAATAATCTGAAACCTACTGATTATAAACACGCAGAGTAGCTGGAATAGCGGAAATGAAACCGACTAGACGTCCGCTTTTAGTCACACGTACCCCACAGTGCCATTCTTTGCACCATCCAGGGGATTGCAGCGCCCTAGAAACATCTTCTATTGAGTACTTAACTGAATTAAACTAAATTCTAAATTTCATTAGTTGATATTTTGTTTACCACTTCAAAAAATTAGGTGGGTAATCAAATCTAAACATAGCATCATCATCTTCCACATAATTCTCAGACAATAAAGTATACAATTCTGATAAAACTAAAGGATCATCAAGGTTTAAAGTATCCCATTGGAAGTCTGCTGGTAATGAATAAGGTTCTGCCCTGATTAACGTTTTGTCAGATTCAATGGGTtcatttttaactattttttcATCTGCAGAAAATCTTCATGATATAATCTGGTCAACTTAAAATTATTGTTTACCATCGTGGAATGTAGATGTTAAATTGTTTACCCATTTTTGGTACTGGCTGCGTACTCCAAAACTGATAAGGCTTTTGCATTGCCTCTTCCTGAGTTTTAGCAGGTTTCTGCTGTATATTAAAAACCTCCATTGCCATTTGGATGTCTTTTATAGAAATGTTACACGTGCTATGCATTTCATGTTCATCTCTGTGGCCTGTGTGGTTGTGATTCTCACCAGTGGCATGAGCCATCTTGTTCTTCTTCTTACGATGTCTCTTTTTTGAACTAAATTacaagtattttctttttatttctttatgcaCTATCAGTAAAAGAAGCACAACTCACACAGGCATACACAATGCAAGAATAAATCAAGAATGCAAGAAGCAACAAAGAAGGTACAAGATACATTGAAACtttacattttgaaaatatcttcaaggataacaatatttatatacaagggacacattaaatattaaatacgattATATTCTTATAATATTGAACACTTATAGTGCTATATATACGTAGTTTTGAATTAGTAGGTTACTATGACACATAAACATAATTCTAAAGTATCCAACTCAACTACGGGgacataatataattatacgagAAGCCTTTTATTATAtcaagttaataataaaatattgttattgataattatataacggttaataaaaaataacattaaattacatCTATGGCATTGCCGGTCATCCATAACTTGTATTCAAAGTGAATCGAATCAAATGCTCTCCAATCATACCAATTGAAATTTCACGGCAAGTACTTCTTAGAAATCGAATGAACGTTCGCTCACCTTTTAGATTTCCCATCTTTTTCGTGAATCTCATCCTTCTTAGCCTCCCGTTCCACAACTTGACTCTTTTCCTCCATTTTAATATAGATTTTGATAATGCGCATGCACAAGACATGGTGGCTCCCCCTAGTTGCGCTTACACGTAGAATAAACGGGTCACGTGATGTACGCCATGGTTGTTCCTTCGAAAAGTTGTATCGCGTCGGTGTGcttaaattaattcaattcctttagtaaaaatttctttatacgtCAAAAAATTACTCTAAATAGTTTTTATACAGTGTAGGGATCGCGAATAGTATAAAGTTTTTGATCGGCAAAAGAAATTATACGCGTTTTCTTAAAAAGTATTTGGTACGCCTACGAGTCGTTCTATCTCGTAGTGAACGCGCGTTAGatggaaataaatttctcgGATCTTTTATCTGAAAACttcgaaattagaaaatacatgTTTACGGTAGTCCGGAAATGTATTAGCGGTTTCGTTGGCGAGATTGAGAATGTTTCGAATCGACTTTCCGTGGAAAAGGAAGCGTGGGAAAATTCGAGAACGCGGGATCTTCAAACAGCGAAGGAAAGCAATATGGCGTCGGCTGCGCAGCAAATTTGGCGGGAATGTTTGGCGCTGGTTTTATCATCGATATTATCTCTTCGAATGTTTGTCAGCGTGCAATGTGAGTCAAAATAagaatcaattatttttaacgatatcGTCTATTTTGTTTTAAACTCTATTGCAAAACCAGTGATGAtagtaaaatgtatttttataaacgaaTAAGATAGAGAAATTTGAAGATCGGAaagttacttttaatttgattcaGTAATTAATCCACCGATAACCGATTTCTAATTGAAATACAATTGTCAGAAATCGACGTTTCGAAATTCTGTTGACTCTAGTCCGTACACTATTCATTATCTTTTTATCTTGAGATCAATAGCACTTTTCAATATCATACAATACTACTCTAACgtggttttatttatttatttttgcatatctttttaatattacataattttctttgaattatactatacgatattatttcaatattgtaTTCAATACCAAATCATTACGATAACACGCAGCACATGGTGCGTCATCGTTAGATTGAATATGCTTTGCATAGCGCAAATACATTGCACAACATACATTGCATAAACACACGTTGTGCGTTATTGGTTTCAAATGGATCAAGGAATTCGGGttgtaataattgaaattaaaaaaaattttagatTCATATACTAAAATTATTCCATTGTGTGCCAGTCTGACAATTATAGTCTTCTTTATTTCATTACCAACAGTATTCTTACATCTTCATGCCGAAACAATGTATAATTtctatatcataatatatattcatttattcatttatatatttatttatttatttatttatgtgtataattgttaataattgtAATAGCAGTAAATAGTCTGTAGTAGGCGAGTTTGTAGGTATGTAAACAGCTTTTAGGTACGCGTAATTCCAGTTTATCGATAATTTAAATCCCGCGTACGTCCCGTTCGCATAATTTATGATTTGCATATCTATTTGTCAAACTGCGGGCAAGAGCAAACTCCACGATTTGCTAGCGTGCCGCGATATTCCaatgttttctctttctttttttttttcccaGCTTTTCTTAAGAAACCCGATATCCATGGAAACTGAACGGTTCTTGCTTCTGTTCGACGATTGAACGATAAGAGTCGAGTGGAAATTGATTTTGGAATGAATCTAATCTCGCTTTTAGCGCCagattttcttctctttgtcaTAAATTCTGCAAACTGGCTGGTTCTTATATCTAACTAAAGGAAACTATCGCGTTCTCGCTTTATCGAATAAATTGACAATTAGGATAATTAACGCTTTATTAACACAAGAGAAGTGTTATTACGGAAAAATAAGATGATATGATAGAAGTAATATTATTACGTGGGAATAATTAGGAACTTCTTTTCGCCTTGGATACATAATTAGCGATTTCTTTGAAGTTGCGCGCGAGCAACTTAATTAACCAAGAACTTTCCATGTAAATCAACATTCGCTTCTCCGAttcgaagaaaaaggaaaaactcGATTGATCCGCAGTACTAGTTAAATATTCGACCGAGAGATCGATGTCCAAGTAAATTAGGTCTGACGGAGTACTTGTCGACTCGCGAACGAAAAAACCGTAGAAAGGGAGTAATAGAAAaggtttgttattttatttgtcgAATGAAACACATTGTTGTGAATCGTACGGGGAATTCGCGGCTTCAGTGAGCAAGTGCCTTGAGGACAACGATCGATCGTTGCTCCAGCAGGTACTGAAATTCAGAATGAATCAGCAGGGAACAAGTAGCAAACGTTTCATTTGTCTTCCCGCGTCTCGCTCTTTTTTCCACCTCGAGGAGTCGAAATGAAATTCCGCGTGTCGAATCAGGGCCTTTAAAACACGAAAAACAATACGGATCTTCACCCGCTAATATATATCAGCGTTGACTGTTCTCGATCGAAAATGAAATGCCCCTGTAAAATCAGCTGTATGGAGGGTATTTGAATTTTCCTCGCTCGCTTTGGCACTGGAACTCTGTAGAAAGTTTAATCCGTAAACTCGAACTTACATCTTAGTTTCGtcttgtgtgtgtgtgtattttcattttttctcttttcttttcgttttctaACAAGGCATAGGCAACTACGCTACTACGAGAAGAGAACAATTCCTTTTTCCATCACTGAGAGTCTTTAAAACGGCCCTCCGTTAACTATACATGCTTCAGACAGCGCAGGATTCTCCCAGAGGATCCTGGcgacatctctctctctctctctctctcttcgagAGACGAGTTCGTACTCTTCGAATCTGTCAACGAAGAGAAAGACGAACAGGCTTCTAATTTCCCTAACTTATCTTACGAAAAAACACTCGCTCGCGCGATAATAGTACACGATTCGCGATTTACTTCGCACCATCGAGAAACAGAGACGAGACGGTGGAAGCTGATTAATAGAACACAGATTTTCCCAAAGCTTCGACTCGAGAAGCACGGAGTCGCGAGTACTTTTACGAATAATTTTTGCTTAGGACTCGAGGACTTTCTAAACGTTCGAAACATGGAAAGTGTAGGTGTAACAATGACAGGATATGCTATCAGTCGAGAAGAGATGAGAGTATACAAGTAGGACTAGAGTCGCTTCGTTCGATAAGAAATAGATGGATTGCGAAAAAACGCGTTTTATATTCTCGAATCGTAACTCCGGTGGGGGATAATTCCCGAGCTGCCTGGTGCACGGCTGATGTCTTCTAACTAGAGATTCTTCCGCGGTGTTGCTTCCTCAGCAATGATATGCATAGAAGAGTGAGGCCATGAGCCAGAGTGCGCCGCCCCCGTAGAATCGGCTGCCCTCGACCCCGTTTCTACCGGGTCGTTTGCGTTTCGACTTCGATTTGGCGCGCCGTTTGCGCGAGAAAATGGCGTTGGTGGCGTTGGTAGGCGACTCGATGTTGCAGTAACTCAGATCGCAGCAGCTGATGCAGATCTGGAACGAAATAACCGAATTTATTTCACCCGGTCGCGCGGCTTTCTCCTCTTTTccgtgagagagaaagaaaaacagttGGCAACACGAACTATGCGTATGCGGCTGACTAGATAGAGAACAGCCAAAAGAGAGGGCAAGCCAGGCCAGGATGCTTTGAAAAAATTCGCTATTTCGCACCTGCTGCGTGTCCACTGGGATGCACCCGACCGAGGCAGGTCCGCATTCCGCGCTGCTCACGCAGCTCTTGCTCACCTGAAATATAAACGTGCTTTTTCACCGACCATTCTGCGTCAGGGGCATGTTACATTCGTTGCGTCATCGTTTTGTATCGGCTTGTTCATACGTTCGTTCTCATTTTCTTCACGATGCAACGGGGGGCCGCTTTATTTTCTATCTAGCGGTCGTCAAAGTATCGATTCCCGGTCGTTAGGATCTACGTCGTCGATCTTTTTC from Bombus terrestris chromosome 14, iyBomTerr1.2, whole genome shotgun sequence includes:
- the LOC100651053 gene encoding hyaluronidase isoform X1 gives rise to the protein MMFRVLLMLAPVLQVDAFFLGFIPTSPKNNETVGEFNVYWNVPTFMCHKYGLHFEEVSERYGILQNSMDNFRGDEIAILYDPGMFPALLTDPNGKVVTRNGGVPQEGNLTKHLEVFREHLINQIPDKSFHGVGVIDFESWRPIFRQNWASLQPYKKLSIEIVRREHPFWDNQSVEQEAKRRFEKYGKLFMEETLKAAKQIRPSASWGYYAYPYCYNLTPNQHSSQCDSATMLENDKMSWLFELEDVLLPSVYFRLNLTSSERVGLVGGRVREALRIAKQMAIKKRVLPYYWYKYQDKRDMYLSKDDLEATLRKIMDLGADGLILWGSSDDINTKQKCVEFKEYVNNELGPIVDRIRRTALGLTQSNSTLVDNRIDVSVDQV
- the LOC100652054 gene encoding glycylpeptide N-tetradecanoyltransferase 1 translates to MRIIKIYIKMEEKSQVVEREAKKDEIHEKDGKSKSSKKRHRKKKNKMAHATGENHNHTGHRDEHEMHSTCNISIKDIQMAMEVFNIQQKPAKTQEEAMQKPYQFWSTQPVPKMDEKIVKNEPIESDKTLIRAEPYSLPADFQWDTLNLDDPLVLSELYTLLSENYVEDDDAMFRFDYPPNFLKWALQSPGWCKEWHCGVRVTKSGRLVGFISAIPATLRVYNHTQKMVEINFLCVHKKLRSKRVAPVLIREITRRVNLQGIFQAVYTAGVVLPKPIATCRYWHRSLNPKKLIEVKFSHLSRNMTMQRTLKLYKLPENTKVPGFRKLVEADIPQAHKILTDYLEKFDLAPIFSIKEFRHWFLPQNGIINSFVVENNGKITDMVSYYTLPSSIMHHQTHKTLRAAYSFYNVSTATPWLELMTDALISARNLDFDVFNALDLMDNKEFLEPLKFGIGDGNLQYYLYNWRCPSMTPGKIGLVLQ
- the LOC100652173 gene encoding uncharacterized protein LOC100652173 isoform X1, with amino-acid sequence MITWVMVGLLLAAETCGRNVLSGNGNGKEESKQKDGLKGVTTEEEDIYRLTCYTCVNVSDNQMCNEWAIDTPCPAGGRDFCRSLHILDSRGNSVLVSKSCVSSAECGPASVGCIPVDTQQVRNSEFFQSILAWLALSFGCSLSSQPHTHNLHQLLRSELLQHRVAYQRHQRHFLAQTARQIEVETQTTR
- the LOC100651053 gene encoding hyaluronidase isoform X2 gives rise to the protein MCHKYGLHFEEVSERYGILQNSMDNFRGDEIAILYDPGMFPALLTDPNGKVVTRNGGVPQEGNLTKHLEVFREHLINQIPDKSFHGVGVIDFESWRPIFRQNWASLQPYKKLSIEIVRREHPFWDNQSVEQEAKRRFEKYGKLFMEETLKAAKQIRPSASWGYYAYPYCYNLTPNQHSSQCDSATMLENDKMSWLFELEDVLLPSVYFRLNLTSSERVGLVGGRVREALRIAKQMAIKKRVLPYYWYKYQDKRDMYLSKDDLEATLRKIMDLGADGLILWGSSDDINTKQKCVEFKEYVNNELGPIVDRIRRTALGLTQSNSTLVDNRIDVSVDQV
- the LOC125386307 gene encoding uncharacterized protein LOC125386307, whose protein sequence is MEINFSDLLSENFEIRKYMFTVVRKCISGFVGEIENVSNRLSVEKEAWENSRTRDLQTAKESNMASAAQQIWRECLALVLSSILSLRMFVSVQYGRHHLMDASTGSVTLIAVSFEHRLMETLVSQFVRIRIFSIRFYCASSSTSAETVTIQAMQSRTPYQHGNLLIRIEVYF